The following coding sequences are from one Candidatus Aegiribacteria sp. window:
- a CDS encoding DUF512 domain-containing protein: protein MLGIQSVIPCSPASASGFRKTDRLISCNGCVLNDWIDFLYSANSTFITLKYRRGLLTRRLTIRRNQGVDWGFVLQGQEPSICRKKCIFCFVDQLPRGVRPSLLVKDDDVRYSFVQGTYVTLDRDDTEYAIRKRLTPLHISVHATDPSVRGRILGTGRKEPVMPMLEQLSEAGIEMETQIVVVPGLNDKENLDRTLEDLLSVPRVISVGVVPVGLTKYRAGLPRIRRSTSTEAHQIVRQCGKLREKAIESRGNGWVYPSDEFFIMAGLDIPPASYYKNCRLEENGIGLLASLLEIRGRIFTGSGAVCTGTLAAPYLNRVLKDSDYLVKAVENTFLGPEIGVAGLLSGVDIIKAAGELPDSYSTVILPSVMFNHDMLTLDDLNPEEISQSTGREILVVRNLEELD from the coding sequence TTGCTCGGTATTCAGTCGGTAATTCCATGCTCTCCCGCGTCAGCTTCCGGATTCAGAAAAACAGATAGACTTATTTCATGCAACGGTTGCGTTCTGAATGACTGGATAGATTTCCTTTACAGCGCAAACAGCACATTTATTACACTGAAATACAGAAGGGGTCTTCTAACCAGAAGACTCACCATCCGTCGAAATCAAGGTGTTGACTGGGGCTTTGTTTTACAGGGGCAGGAACCTTCCATATGCCGGAAAAAATGCATTTTCTGTTTTGTAGACCAGCTTCCCCGCGGTGTCAGGCCATCCCTGCTTGTAAAGGATGACGATGTAAGGTACTCATTTGTCCAGGGTACTTACGTAACACTTGACAGGGATGATACCGAATACGCCATTCGTAAGCGCCTGACGCCCCTGCATATCTCAGTTCATGCAACGGATCCCTCGGTAAGGGGAAGGATACTGGGTACAGGCAGAAAGGAACCTGTAATGCCCATGCTTGAACAACTCTCCGAAGCTGGAATTGAAATGGAAACTCAGATAGTGGTGGTTCCCGGGCTGAACGATAAAGAGAACCTTGACAGAACTCTGGAAGATCTTCTTTCAGTACCCCGCGTTATATCGGTTGGAGTTGTGCCGGTCGGACTGACTAAATACAGGGCCGGGCTACCGAGAATCAGAAGATCAACTTCTACTGAAGCACATCAGATTGTCAGACAATGCGGCAAATTGAGGGAGAAGGCAATTGAAAGCCGCGGAAACGGCTGGGTATACCCATCGGACGAATTTTTCATTATGGCAGGTCTGGATATTCCACCTGCATCCTATTACAAGAACTGCAGACTCGAAGAAAATGGAATAGGACTGCTGGCGAGCCTTCTGGAAATACGAGGAAGAATATTTACAGGAAGCGGAGCAGTGTGCACAGGAACGCTTGCCGCTCCATATCTGAATCGTGTATTGAAGGACAGTGATTATCTGGTAAAAGCTGTTGAGAATACTTTCCTCGGGCCTGAAATTGGAGTGGCGGGGCTTCTTTCCGGAGTGGATATAATAAAGGCTGCTGGAGAACTTCCGGATTCTTATAGTACTGTAATACTGCCTTCTGTTATGTTCAACCATGATATGTTAACACTGGATGATCTCAATCCTGAAGAAATAAGTCAATCAACAGGCAGAGAGATACTCGTAGTAAGAAATCTGGAGGAACTTGACTGA